CCAGCTGCTCGGCCAGCTCACGCACCGGCGGCAGCACGCTGCCGGCCGGCAGGCGACCCTTGCCGATGCCATCGCGGATGCTGTCGAAGATCGACTCGGCGCTGTGCCCGGTGATTTTCATTTTGTCCTATGCCAAAATATCTCTTGTCCTGTGCCAGTGTATCCCACCCTGGCCACCCTGCATTGGAGGTGCCCGCATGCCCCTTGCCGCTGCCGACTGGCCCGTCGCCCAGTCCGTTGAACAGATCGCCGCCAACCTTGTCACGGTGCGCCAACGCATCGCCGATGCCTGCGCCCGCGTCGGCCGTGACCCGGCCAGCGTGCGCCTGCTGCCGGTCAGCAAGACCGTCGATGACGCCCGCATCCGCATGGCGGTGGCCGCCGGTTGCCGCGAGCTGGGCGAGAACAAGGTGCAGGAGGCGCAACGCAAGGCCGAGACGATGGCCGATCTGGGCGTGCACTGGTCGGTGATCGGGCATCTGCAGACCAACAAGGCGCGCTACGTGGCGCGCTTCGCCAGCGAGTTCCAGGCGCTGGACAGCCTGCGCGTGGCCGAAGCACTGCAGCAGCGCCTGCAGCTGGAAGACCGCACCCTGGATGTATTCGTGCAGGTCAACACCTCGGCCGAACCCAGCAAGTACGGGCTGGAACCGGAAGCCGTCGAAGCCTTCGTGCAGCAGCTTCCCGCATTCGACCGGCTGCGCGTGCGCGGCCTGATGACCCTGGCCATCTTCACCCCGGAGGTCGAGCACGTGCGCGCCTGCTTCGTGCGCCTGCGCGAACTGCGCGACCAGCTGCAGCGCACTGCACCTCCCGGCATCGACCTGTCGCAGCTGTCGATGGGCATGTCCGGCGACTTCGAAGTGGCCATCGAGGAAGGCGCCACCGTGGTCCGCGTCGGCCAGGCCATCTTCGGTGCCCGTGCCACCCCGGACAGCTTCTACTGGCCGAACAGCGGAGCCCCGGCATGAAGCGCGCGGTCGTCCTGCAACACGTCGCCTTTGAAGACCTCGGCACCCTGCAACCGTTGCTGCTGGCGCAGGGCTGGCAGCTGCAGGTGCTGCAGGCCGGTGTCGACGCCCTCGATCCGGCCGAAGCCGCCGACCTGCTGGTCGTGCTGGGCGGTCCGGTCAGCGTCAACGACGTAGATCTCTATCCCTTCCTCAACGACAGCATCGCGCTGCTGCAACGTCGGCTGCAGCAGCAGCGACCCACGCTGGGCATCTGCCTCGGCGCGCAGCTGATGGCGCGTGCACTCGGTGCCGACGTCGTCGCCAGTGGCGGCAAGGAGATCGGCTTTGCGCCGCTGCTGCTCACCGATGACGGCCAGCGCTCGCCACTGCAGGCACTGCAGGGCATTCCGGTACTGCATTGGCATGGCGAGGCGTTCGAACTTCCGGCCGGTGCACGCCGCCTGGCCAGCACGCCGGCCTGCCGCCACCAGGCCTTCGCCATCGGCAACCATGCGTTGGCACTGCAATGCCATCCGGAGCTGGACGCGCGCCAGTTCGAGCGCTGGCTGATCGGTCACACACTGGAACTGGCGCAAGCCGGCATCGATCCGAACGATCTTCGCGCACAGGCACGTCGCTATGGCGCGCCATTGGCCGCGGCTGCCACCGCGATGTTCGACCACTGGCTGCAGGGCCTGCCGGAGCTACCGCGATGAACTACCGGTTGCAGATCCACCGCGATGGCGCCTACTGGGGCCACTTCGACTGCAGCGGCCCCGACGCCCTGCAACGCATGGACGCCATGGTCGCGCAGCTGCCTGCCGATCAGGGCTTCCAGCTGAAACGGCAGAAGGGCGTTGGCGAAGAACGCATCCTGTCCAGCAATGCCGATGGCCTGCGCGTACTCGCTTCGCAGATCCAGTACCGCGACATCTGACGATCGCCACGGTAATGCCGGCCGCTGGCCGGAACCCGACGGAGAACAGGTTTGCCGGCCAGCGGCCGGCACTACCCCGGCTGTTCGCCCGCATGCGAAGCTTCACCCATGTTGACCCTGCAACGCGGCAGCCACCACGGACTGCTCATCGCACCGCGCTGGCCCTCCACCCGCATCCAACTGGAAGAAGAGGTACTGCAACGCCTGTGCGA
The sequence above is a segment of the Stenotrophomonas maltophilia genome. Coding sequences within it:
- a CDS encoding YggS family pyridoxal phosphate-dependent enzyme, which translates into the protein MPLAAADWPVAQSVEQIAANLVTVRQRIADACARVGRDPASVRLLPVSKTVDDARIRMAVAAGCRELGENKVQEAQRKAETMADLGVHWSVIGHLQTNKARYVARFASEFQALDSLRVAEALQQRLQLEDRTLDVFVQVNTSAEPSKYGLEPEAVEAFVQQLPAFDRLRVRGLMTLAIFTPEVEHVRACFVRLRELRDQLQRTAPPGIDLSQLSMGMSGDFEVAIEEGATVVRVGQAIFGARATPDSFYWPNSGAPA
- a CDS encoding glutamine amidotransferase → MKRAVVLQHVAFEDLGTLQPLLLAQGWQLQVLQAGVDALDPAEAADLLVVLGGPVSVNDVDLYPFLNDSIALLQRRLQQQRPTLGICLGAQLMARALGADVVASGGKEIGFAPLLLTDDGQRSPLQALQGIPVLHWHGEAFELPAGARRLASTPACRHQAFAIGNHALALQCHPELDARQFERWLIGHTLELAQAGIDPNDLRAQARRYGAPLAAAATAMFDHWLQGLPELPR